The region CCGCTGACGCAGATCTCGCCGGACTCCCCCGCCGGCAGCGGCCGGTCGTCGTTGTCGTGGATCTCGACGCTGATCAGGGGGTTCGGCCGTCCGCACGACGCCAGCCGCGAGTCGGGGGCGACCTCGCCGTTGATGAAGTGCTCCTCGGGGCGCAGGAAGGATATGCCGGCGAAGGACTCCACCAGGCCGTAGCAGTCCGCCATGATCGGGCCGAAGATCTCAAGGGCGCGGCGGAGCTTGTCCGTCGACATCGGGGCCGCGGCGTACAGCAGGTAGTGCAGGGAGGAGAGGTCGGCCTCCGCGAGATCCGGCGCCTCCATCACCCGGTAGACCACGGTGGGCGCGAGGAACAGCTCGGTGACGCGGTGCCGCCCGATCGCGTCGAGGATGGCGCTCGGATCCGCCCTGGGCAGCACGACCACCGTGCCGCCGCGTGCCGTGGCGGCGAGGCTGAACACGCCGGCCGCGTGGGTCATCGGCAGCGCGGCCAGGTTGATGATGTGCTCGTCGGCGCGGTATTGCAGGGCTATCAGGAAGTGCGCCAGGCACACCGAGAAGGACCGGTGGGTGTTCATGACGCCCTTGGGCAGCCCGGTGGTCCCGCCGGTGGAGAAGATGGCCGCCACGTCGTCCATGTCGTAGCGGACGTCGGGCTGCGTGTCGGGCTGGCCGGATATCCACTCGGCCAGCGAGGGATTCCCCGAGGCCTCGTCGTCCTCCAGGCAGATGTAGTGCTTGACCTGGGGCAGCGAGGGCGCCAGTTCGGCCACGGTGGCCGCCATCGAGGGGTGGTAGAACAGCACCTCGCAGTCGAAGGTGTCGATCACGTGCTGGAGTTCGGTGGCCGGGACGGTGGGGTTGAGCGGTACCCAGGCCAGCCCGGCCCGCCATATGCCGAGCACGCAGATCCAGGCGGCGGGGTCGTTCGGCGACAGCACGCCCGCCTTGGACTCCCGGGCGACGCCGGACTTCCCGAGCGCGTGGGCGATCCGGCAGGACAGCTTCCTCGCCTCGGTGAAGGTCCAGCTGCGCTCGCCGCCGATGTACGCGGTGCCGTTGGGGTTGAGCCGCCAGCCCCGGTCGAAAAAGTCGATGATCGCCATCAGACACCCCCGAGAACCGTGATGGCGGAGACCGCTTCCTCGCCCGCGTAGAACCCTCCGCCGTTCTCCGCGATCGCGACCCGCGCGCCGGGCACCTGCCGTACGCCGCTCTCACCGCGCAACTGCTGGACCAGCTCGTACACCTGGCCCAGGCCGGTCGCGCCGAGCGGGTGCCCCTTCGACTCCAGCCCGCCTGACGGGTTGACCGGGAGGCGTCCGCCCAGCGTCGTGACGCCGGTCTCGGCGGCCCGGCCGCCGCCGCCGGGCTCGCACAGCCCGAGCAGCTCCGTCAGCTGGATCTCGCTGAACGCCGTGGCGTCGTGCACCTCTGCCACGTCGATGTCCTCCGGCCCCACGCCGGCCTCCTCGTATGCTCGCCCGGCCAGCAGCCGGATGATGTGCTGGTCCGACGCGTCCAGTGACCGCTCGACGCCGGTGCCGACCGCGCAGGCCAGGACGCGTACGCCCCGGCCGGAACCGGTCAGTCGCTGCAACCCGCGCTGTCCGCACACCACGACCGCCGCCGCCCCGTCGGTGATCGGCGCACACATCGGCACCGTGAGCGGGAACGACAGCGGCCGGGCGGCGAGGATGTCCTCGACGGTGAGCGGTGTCCTGTGGTGCGCCTTGTCGTTGTGCATGGCGTGCCGGTGGTTCTTCGCCGCGACGACGGCGATCTGCCGCTGGGTGGTGCCGAACTCGTTCATGTGCGCCCGCGCCATGGCCGCGTAGATGTCCATGAAGACGCTGCGCTTGCCTGCGCCGGAGTTGTCGACCTCGCCGCCGAGCGCGGTCAGCGTCGCGGACAGCCCGGCCGGGTCCGACACGTCGTAGGCGCCCTCGAAGACCGCCATGGCCCGTTCGCGGTCGGGCACGTTCATCTTCTCCACACCGACGGCCAGCGCGATGTCGACGGCGCCGGCGCGTACCTGGTTGACCGCCAGGTGCAGCGCGGCGGCGCCGGTGGCGCAGGCGTTCTCGACGTTGAAGATCGGGATCCGCTCGAACCCCATGCCGCGCAGCGCGATCTGACCGCCGATCATGAGCTGGCCCTCGAGCGCGCCCTGGGTCGTGTTGCCGAAGAACGCCGCCTCGATCAGGCGCTGCTCAAGGCCCGCGTCGGCCAGCGCCTCCCGGACCGCCTGAGCCGTTAACTCCGGCACGCTGAGGTCGGTGTGGCGGCCGAACCGCGTCATCCCCACCCCGACGATCCACACGGGCTCCGCCACGACCAGCTCCTTTGCCTGAGGGGACCTTGTCCGTCGTGTCAGTGCGATGACGCTGACGTAAACAAGTAAACGAACAATATCCCACACGCTGAGCCTCGGTCGATATCGGCTGGAAAAAGATCCATTGATGTCCGGCATACGCATCCGTTCCGTTCACTTTCTTCTGTACCAGGCCCGTTGGGCCGCCGCGGAGGCGGAGCCGGTGATTCCGCAGGGGTGCCCCACCGATTCGGCGGGGCCACCGGACAGGGGCAACTGCCCGGTGGAAAACGCGTACTCTCCATTCACTTCGCCTGCGGGCTGTCCACCTCCAGTGCGCCGACCAGGAGTTCGCGCAGGATAGCGGTTCCGTTGCGCGTCAGGACCGAAACCGGATGGAACTGCACGGAGGCATAGCCGGGTCCGCGGAGTCCGTGCACCTCACCGCTGCCGGGGTCGTGGCAGACCCGGATCGTGCCGCCGCGGAAGGGGCAGTCCAGGGTGGGTGCGGCCGAGCGCGCGGCGAAGGTGTTGTAGAAGCCGACCAGCTCCGGGCGGCCGAAGAAGTCGATCTTCTGCTGGGAGCCCTGGTTGGGCTTCGGCTTGCGGACGATGTCGAGCCCCAGCAGCGAACTGAGCACCTGGTGGCCGAGGCACACCGCGAGGAAGGGCGTGCCGGACTCCAGCAGCCGCAGCGACAGGTCCCGCAGGTGCGCGATCTTGGGGTCGCTGCGCTCCTGCGGGTCCCCCGGTCCCGGCCCGACGATCACGAAGTCCTGGTCGTCGAGCGTGTACGGCTCGTCGAAGCGGCGCACCGTCACGTCCAGGCCCAGCGACGCCAGGCAGTGCCGGGCCATCGAGGTGAAGGTGTCCTCCGCGTCGACCACGAGGAGCCGCCGGCCGGCCAGCCCGTCGGCGGGCCGGCCGCGGCCGTCGGGGTCGGCCAGCCAGAAGTCGGCCAGGGTGGCGTTGCGGGTCGCCAGCGCGGCCACCACGTCGGGGTGGGCGCCCAGCAGCGGTCCCGGCGGCGGCCCGGCGGCGTGCTGAGCCGCGGTGCGGGCGGGCTCGGGGTCGCTGCGCAGGGCGGACAGCAGGCCGGCCGCCTTCACCCAGGTCTCGGCGACCTCGGCCTGCGGGGAGGAGTGCCTGACCAGGGTGGCGCCGACGCCGATGGTGAGCGCGCCCGCCCGGTCGACCTCGGCGGTGCGGATGAGGATGGAGGAGTCCAGGACGGTGTCGCCGCCGCCGTCCCGGCCGATGAGGGCGGCCACCCCGCTGTAGTAGCCGCGGCCGTGGGGCTCGTACTTGTTGATGACCCGGCACGCGCTCTCCAGCGGGCTGCCGGTCACCGTCGGCGCGAACAGCGTCTCGTGGAGGATGTCGCGCACCCCGCGGCTGCTGGAGCCCTCGATGAGGTACTCGGTGTGCGCGAGGCGCTTCATCTCCTTGAGGTACGGGCCGCGCACCCGGCCGCCGCGGTCGCACACCCGGCCCATCATCTTGAGTTCCTCGTCGAGGACCATGAACAGCTCGTCGGACTCCTTGGTGTCGCGCAGGAAGCCCATCACCCCGTCGGGGTCGGCGCCGCCCTCGGGATAGCGGTACGTGCCGCTGATCGGGTTCATCGTCACGGCGCCGCCGTCCAGGCTCACGTGCCGTTCCGGGGTCGCGCCGATGAGGCACCGGTCGCCGGTGTGGATCAGGAACGTCCAGTAGGCGCCGGTCTCGCGCTGGAGCAGCCGGCGGAAGAAGGCCAGGGCCGTGGCCGCGGACCAGTCCGCCAGCTCCGCCCGGTAGCTGCGCCGGAAGACGAAGTTGGCGCCGGTCCCCCGGCCGATCTCGTCCTGGATGATCCGGCGGACCGTGCGGGCGTAGGACTCGTCGTCGATGTCGAAGCCGTGCTCGTCCATGCTGATCGGCAGGTCGGGGACGTGCTGGAGGACCTCCTGGCGGGACAGGCCGCACTGCTCCTCGATCGTGAGGGCGAGCAGCGGGGTGCCGTCGTCGGGGCAGGTGTAGCCGCGTTCGGCCAGCTGCCGGTAGGGCAGGACGGCCAGGACGCCGTGCTGGTTCGCGCCGGTGCCCTGCGGTATGGGGAGTTCGGCGAGCGAGGCGGGCTCGGACACCGTCCCCACCATCAGCTCCAGCCGGTCGGCGCCGGTGGCCTGCGGCCGGTGCAGCAGGGCGAACGGCGGCGGCTGGCCGCCCAGCACCTTCGCCAGGAGCGCGTGCGGTCTGCCGGGAAGCACCTCGCCGGCGCCCGGGTTCATGAGCGGCTCGCCTCCTCCAGCTGCTGGAGCACGGTGTCGGTGCGCAGCGCCATGCCGCACCGCGTCGCGACGTACTCGAGGGTCATGCGGTGGTCGGCCAGGGTGAAGTCGGCGACGGCGTCGGCCACGACGAACGTCTGGATGTCGTGGGCGTACGCCTCCCCGGTGGTCATCAGGATCCCGACGTGGGCGTACACCCCGCACACGATCAGCTGGTCGCGTCCGGTGTCCCGGAGCAGGTCAAGCAGGCTGGTGCGGAAGAAGGCGCTCGGCCGCCACTTGGTGAACACCGTGTCGTCCGCGGCCGGCGCCAGTTCGTCGACGACGGCGCGGTCCCGCGGCCCGGCGGTCATGCCGGGTCCCCAGAAGTCCTTGAGCAGTCCGCGCTGCTGCTCGGTCATGTCGCCCGGCTGGGCGGTGTAGGCGACCGGGATGCCGAGCCGGGCGCAGGTCTGCCGGAGCCGGACCGCGTTGCGGACCAGCGCGTCGACGGGCGACCGGCCGGCCGGGAAGGGCCGCAGGAAGTAGTACTGCATGTCGTGCACGAGCAGTGCGGCACGGGACGGATCGACCGACCACGAGGCCGTGTTGGCGGGCAGGTCGCCTTCTGCGGGCATCGGGTACGGCTCGATCGCGGGGATGGCCACAACCGACTCCTTTCCATGGCAGGGGTCACACGCCGAGCGTGGCCCCGCCGTCGACGGTGAGGTGGTGCATCGTGATGTGCGACGCCTCGTCGGACAGCAGAAACAGGACGGCGTCGGCGACGTCCTGGGGGCGGGCCACCTTCGCCAGCGGGATGCCCAGCCGGTACGCCCCTGGCACGCCCTCGATCGAGGAGCGGGCCGCGGACTCGGCGTCGTACAGCCCGGTCAGCATGGGGGTGTCGGTCGAGCCGGGCGCGACCACATTGCAGCGGATGCCGTAGGCGGCGGCCTCCAGGCCGAGGCACTTGGTGAACATGGACGAGGCGGCCTTGGACGCCGCGTAGGCGGCCATGTCCATCCGCGCGGTGCCCGCGGCGTTGGAGGCGATCGTGACCAGCGCGCCGCGCCGCCGCTGCTTCATCCGGCGCACGACGGCACGCGACATGTGGAAGACACCGGTCGTGTTGACGGCGAACACCGCCTGCCAGTCCTCGTCGGCGAAGCCGTCGATGGGACCGGAGCGCATCACCCCGGCCCCGTTGACGAGCCGGTCGACCGGGCCGAGCTGCTCCTCGACGGCCCCGACCACCGCTTCGACCTCCGCGCTGGAGGTGACGTCGACCGGGAAGGCCTCGGCCCGGTGGCCCGCCCCCCGCAGCTCCTTGGCCACCACCGCCAGCCGGTCGGCGTCCCGGTCAAGCAGCGCGACGGTGGCGCCGCGTACGGCCAGCGCCTCGGCCACCGCAACCCCGATGCCGCCTGCCGCGCCGGTCACCACCGCGATCGTGTCCTTCATCGGCGGAACTCCTCTCCCCTTGCGTCGTCGTGCGTCATCGGTCCTGGCCGCGCCACGCGGAGACCACGTCGAGCGCCTGCCAGGGGTTGAGCCGCGGGTCGCACAGGCTCGTGTACGCGCCGTCCAGCCGGTCGAGTCCCGCGGCGTCCGCCGCGCATTCGGTGACGGCGTCGGGCGTCGTCTCCAGGTGCAGGCCGCCCGCGACCCCGCCCGCGGCGGCGACGGCGTTCTGGAAGCCGACGACCTCCCGCACGATCGTGTCGACGAGCCGCGACTTGACGCCGCCCGGGGCGCTCACGGTGTTGCCGTGCATCGGGTCGGACAGCCAGCTGACCGGGTGTCCCGCGGCCCGCACGGCGGTCACCAGGCCCGGCAGCCGTTCGGTCACCGCCCCGGCGCCCATCCGCGCGATCAGGGTGAGCCTGCCGGGGACCCGCTCGGGGTCGAGCAGGTCGCACAGCCGCACCAGGTCGTCGGGGTCCGCGGTCGGTCCGACCTTGCAGGAGACGGGGTTGTCCACGGCGGCCAGCAGCCGGACGTGCGCCCCGTCGGCCTGGCGGGTGCGCTCGCCGATCCACGGCCAGTGCGTGGAGGTCAGCAGCAGCCGGCCCTCGTGGTTGCGGCGCATGAGCGGCAGTTCGTAGTCGAGGATGAGGGCCTCGTGGCTGGTCCATATCTGGGTGTCGGGCGCGGTCGCGGCGCCGGTGTCGCGAAGGCGCAGGGCGTCCACGGCGGTGGCCGCGGCGTCGTAGCACGCCACCATCCGCGAGGGCGCCGGGCGCCTGGCCGAGGCGTCGGGCTCGGGTCCGTTGACCATGTGCCCGCGGTAGACGGGCAGTTCGCGCCCGCCGACCCTTTCCACCGGCTGGGAGCGGGGTTTGGCGAACTGGCCGGCGATACGGCCGACCCGCAGGACGGGCGTGCCGGAGTGGTCGGCCATCACCTCGGCGAGTTCGTCCAGCAGCTCCGCCTTGCGGGCCACCGGTCCGGCCGCGCACTCCGCCGGGTCCTCCGCGCAGTCGCCGGCCTGGAGCACCTGGCACCGGCCCTGGGCGACCTCGGCCAGCAGGACGCGCAGCGTCGCCACCTCGTCCCCGGTGACCAGCGCGCGCCGGGTGGCGAGGAGTTCACGTACGGGTTCGAGTTGTGTGTCGTCGAGCCAGTCGGGCTGCTGCCGGGCGGGCAGCGCCCGCCATCGGCGCATCTCGTCGGAGGACAGGGCGGCGCCCTCGTCCTCGGCGAGCAGCAGGGCGGTGTTGTCGGCCATCGTGGCGCTACCTCCGTACAGGGCACGGGCAGGGGGAGTCAGGACGCGCGATCCGGTGTGACGCCATCAGACCCGGTGAGCTGCCGGGGCGGTCCCCTTCGTACGCAGCCGGGGGTTGTCGTCGAAGAGCGCGGTCAGCTCCTTGTCCGGGACGCCGAGCACACGGGCGGAGAAGGAGCGCAGGGCGCGCAGGTAGTCGTCCTGGAGGGCGGCCTCGTCCAGGTGCGGCGCGCGGCCGTTCTCCAGCAGGACCCGGCCCGCCACCAGCACGGTGTGCACGTCCGCCGTGCCGCCGAGGGTCAGATAGCCCTCCAGCGGGCGCGGGTTGAGCAGGTAGCGCCAGTCGTCGATCGGGACGAGCACCAGGTCGGCCTGCTTGCCGGGCTCCAGGCTGCCGACCTCGTCCTCCCAGCCCAGACCGCGCGCCGCGATCCGGGTGGACATCGCCAGCGCCTCGCTGGCGGGCAGGGCGGTGTGGTCGCCCGCGAGTTCGTTGTACATCTGCCAGGCGGCCCGCATCTCCTCGGCCATGCCCATCACCGGGAAGACGCCGCCGTCCGTCGACAGGGACACGTCCAGGCCGCGCCGCCTGAGTTCGGGGATCAGCCCGGTCTCGGTGAGCGTGGACTCGCCGGTGGGACCGTACTTGGCGGGCGAGTGGCTGATGTGGACCCCGGCGTCGAGCAGCATCTGCCGCTCGTCGGCGTCCACGAAGGCGCAGTGCACCGCCATGAGCCGGTCGTTGAGCAGCCCCAGCCGGTCCAGCCTGCGGATCGGCGTGGTGCCGAAGTGCGCGCGCACCGCCTCCGCCTCGTGCCGCAGGGCGCCGACATGGGTGGCGAACGGGACGTCGTGGTCGGCCGACAGGCGGGCGAGGCCGCGCCCGAGTTCGTCGCTCATGTTGGTGAGGTAGGGGGCGGTGGGCCAGGCGCGCAGCCGCCCGGTGGAGTCCGCCGCGCTCCGGTCCAGCAGCTGCTGGATCCGCTCCAGTTCGGTGTCGGCGTCGCGGGTCCGCTCGGGGGCGCCGCTGCCCGTTCCGCACAGCGCGTCCGCCACCCAGGCGCTCACCGCGCAGCGGATGCCCAGTGCCAGTGCCGCGTCGGCCAGCGCGTCGGAGCGGTTGACCGATCCGACGTCGCCCAGCGTGGTGGTGCCCGAGCGCAGCTGGGTCCACAGGGCGTAGCGGGCCACGGCCTGTGCCTCGTCGGGCAGCAGGGCGTCCACCAGGCGGCGGAATCCCTCGAAGCCGGCCGAGACCTTGGCGATGTCCCCGCCCAGGGCCATGAAGCCGGGCTCGTCGGTGCGGTCCTGCGCGGTGCGCAGGGCGCCCTTGAAGGGCAGCCGCACCGCGAACATGTCGTGCCAGTGGTTGTTCACGAAGCCCGGCATGACGAGCATGGATCCGGCGTCGAGCGTCCGCAGCCCCGCCCGCTGTTCCGGGGTGAGGGCGGCGACGGCCTGCGCCACTTCCTCGACCGGTCCCACGGCGGCGATCCGGTCGCCCACGACGAGGACGGACCCGGTGGGGTGCACCCGGGCCCCGGCGTCCGCGGTGTACAGGTGTCCGCCGCGGATGAGCAGCGCCGGCGGGCGCGCGGGCAGCCCCTCGTCGTCCAGCAGCGGGGACCCGCTCATGGCGTGGCCTCCCCGGACTCGGCCGCGACGGCGTTGAAGTGCCGCTGCCAGGCGTCGAGGGTGGGCTCGGCCGCCAGCTCGCGGAAGGACACCGGCAGCCCGTCCCGCCGCCAGCGGTTGACCAGCTGCATCATCTCCAGGGAACCGAGCCCCAGAAGGACGAGGTTGGCGTCCGGCGCGATCGCGTCGGGCTCGGTACCGATCTTGGCCGCGACGGCTTCGCGCAAGGCGGCGGACACCTCTACCGGTGTCTGCCCCGAGCCGTCCGCTGTGGTTTCCGTCATTGTCCTGCGTCCTTCGGCTTCCACGGGAGAGGGGTGGGCGGGACCGGCGACGTCGGCCGGTCCCGTGGCGGCGTACGGCGTCGTCACTCGTCCGCCGCCCGGATGCTGGCCGCCGCCTCGGCCGCGAGGGTCTTCTTGTCGACCTTGCCGAGTCCGGTCAGCGGGAGCTTCTCGACGATCTCCAGCCAGTCGGGGAGCTTGTAGTCGGCCAGGCCGTCCGCGTGCAGGGCCTCCTTCAGCTCCCGCAGGGTGGGCGGCGGGCCGTCCGCGACCACGTAGGCCCCGACCCGCTCGCCGAGGTAGGGGTCGGGCACCGGGACGACGGCGACCTCGGCCACCGACGGAAGGGCCTGGAGGTGTTCCTCCACCTCTCCGGCCGACACCTTGTCGCCGCCCCGGATGATCACGTCCTTGATGCGGCCCTCGATGGCCAGCGAGCCGTCCTCGGCCAGCCGCGCCACGTCGCCGCTGCGGTAGAAGCCGTCCTCGGTGAAGGCGCGGGCGTTGTGCTCCGGCGCCCGGTAGTAGCCCTGGAGGGTGTACGGGCCGCGGGCGAGCAGTTCGCCGGTGCTGCCCGTCGGCACGTCGCGGCCCTCGGGGTCGACGATCCGCACCTCGTCGTCGGGCGAGAGCGGCCGGCCCTGGGTGGTCAGCACGGTCTCCAGGGAGTCGGTGGCGCGGGTGAAGGTGAGCAGCCCCTCCGCCATCCCGAAGACCTGCTGCAGCCGGCACCCGAGCACCGGGGTGATGCGCTCGGCGACCGAGCGGTGCAGCCGGGCCCCGCCGATCTGCACGAGCTTCAGGCTCGACAGGTCGGCCTTGTTCCACTCGGCGGCCTCCAGCCACAGCTGGGCCACGGTCGGCACCAGCGAGGTGAAGGTGACGCCTTCGCGCTCGACGGTCTCGAAGCACTCGTCGGCGATGAGCGCGTCGGCCAGCACCACCGTGCCGCCGGAGCGCAGGGTCCCGACCACGCCCGGGCAGCCCCAGGCGAAGTTGAACTCGGCGGGCAGCACCGCGAGGTAGACGTCCTCGTGGCTCAGTTCGAGCAGTTCGGCTGCGGCCCTGGTCTGGTACGTGTAGTCGTCGTGGGTGCGGGGAATCAGTTTCGGCAGCGCGGTGGTGCCGCCGGACAGCAGGAAGAAGGCGACGTCGGACGGGTCGGGCGCGGGCAGCGGCAGCGGGTCGGCGTCGACCTCGTCCAGCGCGACGAG is a window of Streptomyces sp. NBC_01477 DNA encoding:
- a CDS encoding (2,3-dihydroxybenzoyl)adenylate synthase; this encodes MLEGCTPWPEERARHYRAAGHWQGENLADLLSGVAAAHGERTALVQGRRRLTYAELDRRVARTAAGFVQQGIAAGDRVVVQLPNVPEFVIVCFALFRMGAKPVFSLASHRANEIGHLCALSGAAGYVVPGTYQGFDHTRMALDLAARHDTLRKVFVLDGAALAAADAPAGLLVALDEVDADPLPLPAPDPSDVAFFLLSGGTTALPKLIPRTHDDYTYQTRAAAELLELSHEDVYLAVLPAEFNFAWGCPGVVGTLRSGGTVVLADALIADECFETVEREGVTFTSLVPTVAQLWLEAAEWNKADLSSLKLVQIGGARLHRSVAERITPVLGCRLQQVFGMAEGLLTFTRATDSLETVLTTQGRPLSPDDEVRIVDPEGRDVPTGSTGELLARGPYTLQGYYRAPEHNARAFTEDGFYRSGDVARLAEDGSLAIEGRIKDVIIRGGDKVSAGEVEEHLQALPSVAEVAVVPVPDPYLGERVGAYVVADGPPPTLRELKEALHADGLADYKLPDWLEIVEKLPLTGLGKVDKKTLAAEAAASIRAADE
- a CDS encoding 3-deoxy-7-phosphoheptulonate synthase; this encodes MADNTALLLAEDEGAALSSDEMRRWRALPARQQPDWLDDTQLEPVRELLATRRALVTGDEVATLRVLLAEVAQGRCQVLQAGDCAEDPAECAAGPVARKAELLDELAEVMADHSGTPVLRVGRIAGQFAKPRSQPVERVGGRELPVYRGHMVNGPEPDASARRPAPSRMVACYDAAATAVDALRLRDTGAATAPDTQIWTSHEALILDYELPLMRRNHEGRLLLTSTHWPWIGERTRQADGAHVRLLAAVDNPVSCKVGPTADPDDLVRLCDLLDPERVPGRLTLIARMGAGAVTERLPGLVTAVRAAGHPVSWLSDPMHGNTVSAPGGVKSRLVDTIVREVVGFQNAVAAAGGVAGGLHLETTPDAVTECAADAAGLDRLDGAYTSLCDPRLNPWQALDVVSAWRGQDR
- a CDS encoding 2,3-dihydro-2,3-dihydroxybenzoate dehydrogenase, whose product is MKDTIAVVTGAAGGIGVAVAEALAVRGATVALLDRDADRLAVVAKELRGAGHRAEAFPVDVTSSAEVEAVVGAVEEQLGPVDRLVNGAGVMRSGPIDGFADEDWQAVFAVNTTGVFHMSRAVVRRMKQRRRGALVTIASNAAGTARMDMAAYAASKAASSMFTKCLGLEAAAYGIRCNVVAPGSTDTPMLTGLYDAESAARSSIEGVPGAYRLGIPLAKVARPQDVADAVLFLLSDEASHITMHHLTVDGGATLGV
- a CDS encoding thiolase family protein; translation: MAEPVWIVGVGMTRFGRHTDLSVPELTAQAVREALADAGLEQRLIEAAFFGNTTQGALEGQLMIGGQIALRGMGFERIPIFNVENACATGAAALHLAVNQVRAGAVDIALAVGVEKMNVPDRERAMAVFEGAYDVSDPAGLSATLTALGGEVDNSGAGKRSVFMDIYAAMARAHMNEFGTTQRQIAVVAAKNHRHAMHNDKAHHRTPLTVEDILAARPLSFPLTVPMCAPITDGAAAVVVCGQRGLQRLTGSGRGVRVLACAVGTGVERSLDASDQHIIRLLAGRAYEEAGVGPEDIDVAEVHDATAFSEIQLTELLGLCEPGGGGRAAETGVTTLGGRLPVNPSGGLESKGHPLGATGLGQVYELVQQLRGESGVRQVPGARVAIAENGGGFYAGEEAVSAITVLGGV
- a CDS encoding anthranilate synthase family protein, yielding MNPGAGEVLPGRPHALLAKVLGGQPPPFALLHRPQATGADRLELMVGTVSEPASLAELPIPQGTGANQHGVLAVLPYRQLAERGYTCPDDGTPLLALTIEEQCGLSRQEVLQHVPDLPISMDEHGFDIDDESYARTVRRIIQDEIGRGTGANFVFRRSYRAELADWSAATALAFFRRLLQRETGAYWTFLIHTGDRCLIGATPERHVSLDGGAVTMNPISGTYRYPEGGADPDGVMGFLRDTKESDELFMVLDEELKMMGRVCDRGGRVRGPYLKEMKRLAHTEYLIEGSSSRGVRDILHETLFAPTVTGSPLESACRVINKYEPHGRGYYSGVAALIGRDGGGDTVLDSSILIRTAEVDRAGALTIGVGATLVRHSSPQAEVAETWVKAAGLLSALRSDPEPARTAAQHAAGPPPGPLLGAHPDVVAALATRNATLADFWLADPDGRGRPADGLAGRRLLVVDAEDTFTSMARHCLASLGLDVTVRRFDEPYTLDDQDFVIVGPGPGDPQERSDPKIAHLRDLSLRLLESGTPFLAVCLGHQVLSSLLGLDIVRKPKPNQGSQQKIDFFGRPELVGFYNTFAARSAAPTLDCPFRGGTIRVCHDPGSGEVHGLRGPGYASVQFHPVSVLTRNGTAILRELLVGALEVDSPQAK
- a CDS encoding isochorismatase family protein; amino-acid sequence: MAIPAIEPYPMPAEGDLPANTASWSVDPSRAALLVHDMQYYFLRPFPAGRSPVDALVRNAVRLRQTCARLGIPVAYTAQPGDMTEQQRGLLKDFWGPGMTAGPRDRAVVDELAPAADDTVFTKWRPSAFFRTSLLDLLRDTGRDQLIVCGVYAHVGILMTTGEAYAHDIQTFVVADAVADFTLADHRMTLEYVATRCGMALRTDTVLQQLEEASRS
- a CDS encoding phosphopantetheine-binding protein; amino-acid sequence: MTETTADGSGQTPVEVSAALREAVAAKIGTEPDAIAPDANLVLLGLGSLEMMQLVNRWRRDGLPVSFRELAAEPTLDAWQRHFNAVAAESGEATP
- a CDS encoding amidohydrolase family protein gives rise to the protein MSGSPLLDDEGLPARPPALLIRGGHLYTADAGARVHPTGSVLVVGDRIAAVGPVEEVAQAVAALTPEQRAGLRTLDAGSMLVMPGFVNNHWHDMFAVRLPFKGALRTAQDRTDEPGFMALGGDIAKVSAGFEGFRRLVDALLPDEAQAVARYALWTQLRSGTTTLGDVGSVNRSDALADAALALGIRCAVSAWVADALCGTGSGAPERTRDADTELERIQQLLDRSAADSTGRLRAWPTAPYLTNMSDELGRGLARLSADHDVPFATHVGALRHEAEAVRAHFGTTPIRRLDRLGLLNDRLMAVHCAFVDADERQMLLDAGVHISHSPAKYGPTGESTLTETGLIPELRRRGLDVSLSTDGGVFPVMGMAEEMRAAWQMYNELAGDHTALPASEALAMSTRIAARGLGWEDEVGSLEPGKQADLVLVPIDDWRYLLNPRPLEGYLTLGGTADVHTVLVAGRVLLENGRAPHLDEAALQDDYLRALRSFSARVLGVPDKELTALFDDNPRLRTKGTAPAAHRV
- a CDS encoding class I adenylate-forming enzyme family protein, yielding MAIIDFFDRGWRLNPNGTAYIGGERSWTFTEARKLSCRIAHALGKSGVARESKAGVLSPNDPAAWICVLGIWRAGLAWVPLNPTVPATELQHVIDTFDCEVLFYHPSMAATVAELAPSLPQVKHYICLEDDEASGNPSLAEWISGQPDTQPDVRYDMDDVAAIFSTGGTTGLPKGVMNTHRSFSVCLAHFLIALQYRADEHIINLAALPMTHAAGVFSLAATARGGTVVVLPRADPSAILDAIGRHRVTELFLAPTVVYRVMEAPDLAEADLSSLHYLLYAAAPMSTDKLRRALEIFGPIMADCYGLVESFAGISFLRPEEHFINGEVAPDSRLASCGRPNPLISVEIHDNDDRPLPAGESGEICVSGDLVMKGYYKAPEKTAETVIDGWLHTGDIGHLDHEGYLFITDRKKDMIISGGMNIYPSEIEQVIWSHPAVQDCAVIGVPHEDWGEAVTAVVELNPGAEVDADELIALCKEKVGRVRAPKRVEFVESLPRSGNGKVLKRAVREQYWAGQSRQI